GTATTATTACGGTTTTGCTTCTTTTTTCTTCTTCTATTTCCTCTTCGGCAAAAGTATTCCACTCATTGCATGAAGGACACTTTCCTAACCATTTCGCAGATTCATAACCGCATACCTGACACACGAATACTGTTTTAGCCCGTGGCATAGTTTTCTACTTCCCTCTAATCTTAAGTTCATCAATTTTCAGCTTCCATACACCCGTAGTATCTTTTTCATAAATTGCTTTTCTTAACTTTTCTACGTCAGCTTCAGGTATAGCTTTAGCAAAAACGAAACATAGTTGCCCGGTTTTATCTTTTTCAATCACAGCTTCTTCCAGCTTTTTAACATCAATTCTGTCCTTAAGCTTTTCTGCAAATAGAAGACACCATTTACCAGTCTCATCCTCTTTGACCAAAAGCTCTTCAATTTCTCTAATTTCGCTTTCGGATAGCTCAATACTGTTTCTGTTGATGAAGTCAAATAGTTCTTCAAATGAAGAGAAGTCTACACTTCTGATACTGTATCTCTTCATAAAAGTAATTTTAAAAATCTCAGCGGTTGAGTTAAAAATTTGTAAGCAACGGCTATCAAGATTGAATTTCCGAATTTTGGAATCTATTGAAGTAAAATCTTTTTGCATTCTGAAAAGGGTGTTGGTTTGGGGAAGTAGACTATTTTGAGTGATGCTGAGTTTTTGACAAAGTATGATCATATTCGTTGGAGATCTACTTACCGTAATTTCTCAGGCATCTTATCACCCTTTGTCCATCTAAGCGAAGAAGAAAGAAAAGGCTTTAAATAGGCTTACAGAGAGGCGGTTAAAAAACTATGGGTTTTTCTAGGTGGTCTAGGAGATAAGATATGACTTGTACGTTGATTTCAATAGACACCTACTTTGGAGGTGTAGTGAAAAGGATAAAACGAAGACCTTGATGGATGATAGATTTTTGTATCGGTGTTGCTGACAAAAAGACTATACTCAAACTTAAAATTAACTAGACAGAGATATTGAGGTTATCTTACAATAAGGTTACGAAATGATTACTTTTTGATATCGCATTAACAAGGGTGTTTAAATCTGTGTTTATGGAAAAGTAAGGGAGGTAGCATATGAGTGAAATATTTCGCAATAATAGATCAAAAGGAAAATCTAATGGTAAAATTTAAACGCGGAGGTATAGGTTGTGATGTTTAATAAACTACATGCTGATTTAAATTCTAGAGTATTAGAGTGGAGGAGAAGTGGATATAAATCTGACTTCACTGCTATCTCCGAAATTATGGACTTCAACCTTGATTCTGAAATAGGTAGTTTACGTTTCTTGAGAAAAGCACAGTTTGAAGCTCTTGAGACTTACTGGTACTTAAGACTCGTTGAAAATACACCACATATTTTTGAGTTATATAAGAGAGTCTATACAAGCCCTGTGGACCTCCTTAAATCTCTTAGTATTTCAATTTCAGAGGATTTAATTGAAACAATGGGTAAAGGAGGAGTGGATTCAGTATTTGAAAGGATAAAGACAGATGATAACTTTGTTAGAAAATATAGATTAGAAGCTCTTCGTGAAACGCTTTTGTTAAGTTATCCAAGTTATATTTTTGCTTTAGCGATGGGTGCAGGTAAAACTGTTTTGATTGGATCTATTATTGCAACAGAGTTTGCTATGGCTTTGGAGTATCCAGATGGTCCGTTTGTCAAAAATGCATTAGTTTTTGCCCCGTGTAAAACTATATTAGGAGCGTTAAAAGAACTTTCTGAAATTCCTTATGAGAAAATACTCCCACCAAGGTTGTATAAAGAGTTTATAACCTCAGTGAAATTTACGTATACAAGAGATGGAGAGAAGGATATACCTGTTATAAAGGGAAGTAGTTTCAACATAGTAGTTACCAACACTGAAAAGATAAGAATACAAAAACAGGCGATTACTAAATCACTAATTAAAGATTTATTTCCAGATGACTCTCAAGAAGATGTTATAAAGCAGGAAGTAGCTAACAGACGTTTGCAAACGATAGCATCTTTACCTAACTTAGCTGTTTTTTCAGATGAGGCTCACCACACATACGGAATGAAGCTTGGAGAAGAGCTTAAAAGGGTAAGACAAACAGTTGATTACTTGAATGAACAGACTAATTTAATAGTAGTTGTCAACACAACAGGAACACCATATTATGAGAGGCAACTACTAAAAGATGTCGTCTATTGGTATGGTCTATCTCAAAGAATTAAGGACGGAATACTGAAAGAGGTGAGAGGGAATATAGTCTCTTACGAGGAAGTGGAAGATGAGGTTTTTATAAAAGATGTTATCCAAGATTTTTTTAAAAATTATAAGGATGTTAAAATCTATGATGGTAGTCCTGCTAAAATTGCGATCTACTTCCCACAAATAGAGGATCTGCAGAAATTGAAACCTGTTGTAGAAAAAACACTGATAGGTATTGGATTTGATCCTTCTATTGTTTTAGAGGTTCACAGCGACTCTAAACCTGAGATTCAAGATTTATTTGACAACAGAGTAAATGACCCTAATCTACCATATAGGGTCTTTCTTCTTGTAAACAAAGGAACTGAAGGATGGAATTGTCCTTCACTTTTTGCTACAGCGTTAGCAAGGGAACTTAGAGCAAGTAATAATTTTTGTCTTCAAGCTGCGTGTAGGTGTTTGCGTCAAGTTCCGGGAAATAATCACAAAGCTAAGATTTATATTTCTTCTAGGAATGTGAAAATTTTAGACTCTCAACTTAAGGAAACTTATGGGGAGACACTGCGGGAGTTAAATATGACACCAACAGATCTTAAGAAAGAAATACTAGTTGTAAGAAAAACAAAGATACCACCTATTTTACTTAAAAAGAAAATTCTAAAGGTAATACCAACACAAGAAAAAATAAATTTTGAAAAAGTAAAAATTAAAAAACCGCAGGATAATGTCAAAGAAGTTAAAAAAGTTATACTTGACTTTAAAGATATACCTGACAGAAAAGGTGTCCTTATTGCTAAACAA
This region of Brevinematia bacterium genomic DNA includes:
- a CDS encoding DEAD/DEAH box helicase family protein, with the protein product MFNKLHADLNSRVLEWRRSGYKSDFTAISEIMDFNLDSEIGSLRFLRKAQFEALETYWYLRLVENTPHIFELYKRVYTSPVDLLKSLSISISEDLIETMGKGGVDSVFERIKTDDNFVRKYRLEALRETLLLSYPSYIFALAMGAGKTVLIGSIIATEFAMALEYPDGPFVKNALVFAPCKTILGALKELSEIPYEKILPPRLYKEFITSVKFTYTRDGEKDIPVIKGSSFNIVVTNTEKIRIQKQAITKSLIKDLFPDDSQEDVIKQEVANRRLQTIASLPNLAVFSDEAHHTYGMKLGEELKRVRQTVDYLNEQTNLIVVVNTTGTPYYERQLLKDVVYWYGLSQRIKDGILKEVRGNIVSYEEVEDEVFIKDVIQDFFKNYKDVKIYDGSPAKIAIYFPQIEDLQKLKPVVEKTLIGIGFDPSIVLEVHSDSKPEIQDLFDNRVNDPNLPYRVFLLVNKGTEGWNCPSLFATALARELRASNNFCLQAACRCLRQVPGNNHKAKIYISSRNVKILDSQLKETYGETLRELNMTPTDLKKEILVVRKTKIPPILLKKKILKVIPTQEKINFEKVKIKKPQDNVKEVKKVILDFKDIPDRKGVLIAKQEERFVLEEDFIDVYSFSVELSSTYRLPLMQVCEKLKLLYPENEIPVSHTEEIKKQIEEQIKNYKISEEIVEVALALIKPQGFSKEEKDGQSVYVTEIIYHKDKENLLLRYESFKQNNQLELGFHYTPYNFDSNPEKDFFEQLLLMLNEDPADVEDIYYTGAITDPNKTDFIFEYKGKDGRWHNYVPDFLIKKKDGKMIIVEIKSETFREEEKEKAVREIEGLNPDKLKYEILI